The following proteins are co-located in the Echinicola sp. 20G genome:
- the rpsF gene encoding 30S ribosomal protein S6 → MFQKNYETVFILTPVLSDVQMKDTVDKFVNLLKEEGADIINVENWGLKKLAYPIEKKSTGFYVLVEFKSEPTLIKKFELEMRRDEKVMRFLTTALDKHAIAYAERRRKGEFNKKSEVKEEAAK, encoded by the coding sequence ATGTTCCAGAAAAATTATGAAACGGTATTCATTTTAACTCCCGTTTTGTCTGATGTTCAGATGAAGGATACCGTAGACAAGTTTGTAAACTTGTTAAAAGAAGAGGGAGCAGACATTATCAATGTTGAAAACTGGGGTCTTAAGAAGCTAGCTTACCCAATCGAGAAGAAAAGCACTGGTTTTTACGTTCTAGTAGAATTCAAGAGCGAGCCTACTTTGATCAAGAAGTTCGAGCTTGAAATGAGAAGAGACGAGAAAGTGATGCGTTTCTTGACTACTGCTCTTGACAAGCATGCAATTGCTTATGCAGAGAGAAGAAGAAAAGGAGAATTCAACAAAAAATCTGAAGTAAAAGAGGAGGCTGCAAAATGA
- a CDS encoding SAM-dependent methyltransferase, with amino-acid sequence MSQALDENYWTSRYLDQNTGWDVGEATIPLKQYLDQIVNHGLEILVPGAGNAHEAVYAHKKGFKNVHILDFAEPPLKQFRERFPEFPKEHIHHENFFGHQGQYDLILEQTFFCALKPNLRNDYVKKMTELLKPSGRLVGVLFDVEFEKDGPPFGGAKKDYLEVFGQELEIVTMERCYNSIPPRAGNELFFKARRKSLV; translated from the coding sequence ATGTCTCAGGCATTAGATGAAAACTATTGGACTTCCAGGTATCTCGACCAAAACACAGGTTGGGATGTAGGAGAAGCAACTATTCCCCTAAAGCAATATTTAGACCAAATTGTAAACCATGGATTGGAGATACTCGTTCCGGGTGCAGGAAATGCCCATGAGGCTGTGTATGCGCATAAAAAAGGGTTTAAGAATGTTCATATTTTAGATTTTGCAGAACCTCCTTTAAAGCAGTTTAGGGAACGCTTTCCTGAATTTCCCAAAGAGCACATTCACCATGAAAATTTCTTTGGGCATCAAGGTCAGTATGATCTGATATTGGAACAAACTTTCTTTTGTGCCTTGAAACCTAATTTACGAAATGATTACGTCAAAAAAATGACTGAACTGCTTAAACCTAGTGGGAGACTGGTTGGAGTGCTGTTTGATGTTGAATTTGAAAAGGATGGGCCGCCATTTGGAGGAGCTAAGAAAGACTACCTGGAAGTGTTTGGCCAAGAGTTGGAAATTGTGACAATGGAAAGGTGCTATAATTCTATTCCTCCTAGAGCTGGGAATGAATTGTTTTTCAAAGCAAGAAGGAAGAGTTTAGTTTAA
- a CDS encoding GSCFA domain-containing protein produces MQLRTNFDIPTYHTPINYDKTIVTVGSCFSTVIGNKLLERKFEVLNNPFGTIFNPLSLFTLLQNSIAGQNLPHEMVIDFQGRHLHYGCHSEISASSKTGLMNKIRKSIEKTALALSHASHLTITLGTTHVYDHLQLNQTVANCHKQPAKLFKKRSLDIPEMRSAFEALYAPLITINPNLNIILTVSPVRHIKDGIPENQYSKSLLRVFCHELETSFKNVSYFPSYEIMLDELRDYRFYKEDMIHPSPQAEQYIWEKFSKSFLTNDTQKTILKIEEIIRSLSHKPFNPSGESHQAFLKKLLQKMEQMTPKIDFTSEVNFVKSQILS; encoded by the coding sequence ATGCAATTACGGACCAATTTTGATATCCCAACCTACCACACTCCTATTAACTATGACAAGACAATTGTCACCGTTGGCTCTTGCTTTTCAACTGTCATAGGCAATAAACTTTTGGAAAGAAAATTTGAAGTATTGAACAATCCCTTCGGCACCATATTCAATCCTTTGTCTCTATTTACCTTACTGCAAAACTCCATTGCAGGTCAAAATCTACCTCACGAAATGGTTATTGATTTTCAGGGGAGGCATTTGCATTATGGCTGTCATTCCGAAATTTCAGCTTCTTCTAAAACTGGCTTGATGAATAAAATTCGAAAATCCATCGAAAAGACAGCTTTGGCACTCTCTCATGCTTCCCATTTAACCATCACCCTAGGCACAACCCATGTCTATGACCACTTACAGTTGAACCAAACAGTGGCTAACTGCCATAAGCAACCTGCTAAACTATTCAAAAAGAGATCATTGGATATACCGGAGATGAGGTCCGCTTTTGAGGCATTGTACGCACCTTTGATTACTATCAATCCTAATTTAAATATTATTTTAACGGTAAGTCCAGTGAGACATATCAAGGATGGAATCCCTGAAAACCAATACAGTAAATCCCTTTTACGGGTTTTCTGTCATGAACTTGAAACTTCCTTTAAAAATGTCAGCTACTTCCCCAGTTATGAGATCATGTTGGATGAACTCAGGGATTACCGCTTTTACAAGGAAGACATGATTCATCCCAGTCCCCAAGCTGAGCAATATATTTGGGAGAAGTTTTCTAAAAGCTTTCTGACTAATGACACTCAAAAAACAATTTTGAAGATAGAAGAAATTATCAGATCACTATCTCATAAACCTTTTAACCCATCTGGAGAAAGCCATCAAGCCTTTTTGAAAAAGCTGCTTCAAAAAATGGAACAAATGACACCTAAGATTGATTTTACTAGTGAAGTCAATTTCGTAAAATCGCAAATTCTTTCATAA
- the rpsR gene encoding 30S ribosomal protein S18 — protein sequence MTLKNEPINREQNKKKYCRFRKLGIKYIDYKDPNFLLKFVNEQGKILPRRLTGNSAKYQRKVANAIKKARHLALLPYVTDGLK from the coding sequence ATGACACTTAAGAACGAACCAATCAACAGAGAGCAGAATAAGAAGAAGTACTGCCGATTCAGAAAATTAGGCATCAAGTACATCGACTATAAAGATCCTAACTTCTTATTGAAGTTTGTGAATGAGCAAGGTAAAATCCTTCCAAGAAGACTTACTGGAAACTCTGCGAAATACCAGAGAAAAGTGGCTAACGCCATCAAAAAAGCAAGACATTTGGCCTTGTTACCTTATGTAACTGACGGACTGAAATAA
- the lepB gene encoding signal peptidase I has protein sequence MSSEKKKKGPVREWMDALVFAVIAASLIRWLFLEPFTIPTASMERSLLVGDFLFVSKMHYGTRTPQTLLQVPLTHQKIWGTEIPSYSDAIQLPYYRLPGFTSVKRNDVVVFNYPDEFEHPVDLKTNYIKRAVGISGDVIEIVDTQLIVNGETAENPEEMQFSYDVIPNRMLNADFFAEYDINQDSFHPYNGMYVVFTTPQSAERLAKSPVIKEVKIRTYEKGNGDPDIHPDGAFYGWNRDNFGPLTVPAEGWTIDLTEDNVRRYAFTIKHYEGIDDLRIEGNEIFINGEKQETYTFKQNYYFMMGDNRHDSLDSRFWGFVPEDHIVGKAWFLWLSLDKHKSMFSSIRWNRFFKGIH, from the coding sequence ATGAGTTCAGAAAAAAAGAAAAAAGGCCCCGTTAGAGAATGGATGGACGCCTTGGTTTTCGCGGTCATAGCCGCCAGCTTAATCCGTTGGTTATTTTTAGAACCATTCACCATTCCAACGGCCTCAATGGAGCGCTCTCTTCTGGTTGGGGATTTCTTATTTGTAAGTAAAATGCATTACGGAACCAGGACGCCACAAACGCTTCTTCAGGTCCCGCTTACACATCAAAAAATCTGGGGAACAGAGATCCCATCCTATTCGGATGCTATCCAACTTCCTTATTACAGGCTTCCTGGCTTCACTTCTGTAAAAAGAAATGACGTGGTAGTCTTCAATTACCCAGATGAATTTGAGCATCCCGTTGACCTAAAGACCAATTACATTAAAAGAGCTGTAGGTATATCTGGTGATGTAATTGAAATAGTAGACACTCAGTTAATTGTCAATGGGGAAACGGCAGAGAACCCTGAAGAAATGCAGTTTTCTTATGATGTCATCCCAAACAGAATGCTCAACGCAGACTTCTTTGCTGAGTATGACATCAACCAAGATTCCTTTCACCCCTACAATGGCATGTACGTGGTGTTCACCACTCCTCAATCGGCTGAGCGCTTGGCAAAATCCCCTGTGATCAAAGAGGTGAAAATCAGGACTTATGAAAAAGGCAATGGAGATCCAGACATTCATCCTGATGGTGCTTTTTATGGCTGGAACAGGGATAATTTTGGACCGTTGACCGTGCCTGCAGAGGGCTGGACCATTGACCTCACTGAAGATAATGTAAGAAGATATGCTTTTACCATCAAACATTATGAAGGGATTGATGATCTTCGTATTGAAGGAAATGAGATTTTCATCAATGGCGAAAAGCAGGAAACCTATACCTTCAAGCAAAATTATTACTTCATGATGGGAGACAATAGACACGACTCCTTGGATTCCAGATTTTGGGGTTTTGTACCTGAAGACCATATCGTCGGAAAAGCATGGTTCTTATGGCTTTCTCTTGACAAGCATAAAAGCATGTTCAGTAGTATCCGCTGGAATAGGTTCTTTAAAGGAATTCATTAA
- the ung gene encoding uracil-DNA glycosylase: MNVKINGGWKEKLADEFDKPYFESLVNFVKSEYQNKHIYPKGSDIFNAFEQCPFDQVKVVVLGQDPYHGPGQAHGLSFSVQEGIPFPPSLMNIFKELKSDLNVPVPAHGNLERWAKQGVLLLNATLTVEAHKAGSHQKRGWEEFTDAVIRKLAEEKEGLVFMLWGAYAKKKAAFISDAKHLKLYAPHPSPLSAHRGFLGCGHFSKTNAYLKEKGLQEIQW, translated from the coding sequence ATGAACGTTAAAATAAACGGAGGCTGGAAGGAAAAACTAGCTGATGAGTTTGATAAGCCCTATTTTGAGTCACTGGTGAATTTTGTAAAAAGTGAATATCAAAACAAGCATATTTACCCTAAAGGAAGCGATATTTTCAATGCTTTTGAGCAGTGTCCATTTGATCAGGTAAAAGTGGTGGTTTTAGGGCAAGACCCTTATCATGGGCCTGGACAAGCTCATGGCCTGTCCTTTTCGGTGCAGGAAGGCATTCCGTTTCCTCCTTCGCTGATGAATATCTTTAAGGAGCTTAAGAGTGATTTAAATGTTCCAGTTCCTGCCCATGGTAATTTGGAGCGCTGGGCAAAGCAAGGGGTATTGCTTTTGAATGCTACACTGACGGTGGAGGCCCACAAAGCAGGTTCTCACCAAAAAAGAGGATGGGAAGAATTTACGGATGCGGTGATCCGAAAACTAGCAGAAGAAAAGGAAGGTTTGGTGTTTATGTTGTGGGGAGCTTATGCCAAGAAAAAAGCTGCATTTATATCTGATGCGAAACATTTGAAGTTATATGCGCCTCATCCGAGCCCCCTTTCAGCCCACAGGGGGTTTTTGGGTTGTGGACATTTCAGTAAAACTAATGCTTATTTGAAGGAAAAAGGATTGCAGGAAATTCAATGGTAA
- a CDS encoding thioredoxin domain-containing protein codes for MTKQANQLIKSQSPYLLQHAYNPVNWYPWGPEALAKAKAENKPILVSIGYSACHWCHVMEHESFEDEATAAIMNEHFISIKIDREERPDLDNIYMDAVQAMGLQGGWPLNVFLMPNQKPFYGGTYFPNTNWKGLLQNIAEAYDKHFDDLSKSAEGFGNSLKQKEKDKYNLSSSDNELSPNELVLISDKIESQMDDQWGGMKRVPKFPMPSIWNFLLDYAQLKSNLSLKEKVVFTLKKIGMGGIYDHLAGGFSRYSVDGEWFAPHFEKMLYDNGQLLSLYSKAYQNSKAPLFKEKIVETIHWLKSEMLEKDGGFFAALDADSEGEEGKFYTWTFDELEALLEEGEEWFYELYNTSKNGNWENGVNILFQTSSYEEVASKFGLTTKELIEKVTFTKQRLLSLRNMRIRPGLDDKILSGWNGLVISGLVQAYWATNSDEAKSMALQNGEFLLDKMLRENQLYRSYKNGTAYTPAFLEDYAAVIQGFIHLYQLTFDEKWILKARALTDFTLEHFLDHEEGLFYFNNPDSEELIANKKEIFDNVIPSSNSMMASNLHFLSLYFYHEPYSKLSDQLLGLIRTTLIKEPGFLTNWASVYLSKLVPTPEIAIVGKGAKELALQLQQNYSGHKVMAVSETTDSGLPLLEHKVADPKGNALIYVCFNKACQQPVSTAEAAIKQFPKLA; via the coding sequence ATGACCAAACAGGCCAATCAACTTATAAAAAGCCAAAGCCCCTATTTATTACAACATGCATACAATCCTGTCAATTGGTACCCTTGGGGACCTGAAGCTTTAGCAAAAGCCAAGGCAGAAAACAAACCAATTTTAGTATCCATAGGTTATTCTGCTTGCCATTGGTGTCATGTCATGGAACATGAAAGTTTTGAGGATGAAGCAACAGCTGCCATCATGAATGAGCATTTTATTTCAATTAAAATAGATAGGGAAGAGCGGCCAGACTTGGATAATATCTACATGGATGCGGTACAGGCGATGGGACTTCAAGGTGGCTGGCCACTCAATGTATTTCTGATGCCCAATCAAAAGCCATTTTATGGCGGAACTTATTTCCCTAACACCAATTGGAAAGGCTTGCTCCAAAACATTGCGGAGGCTTATGACAAGCATTTTGATGACCTTTCCAAAAGCGCTGAAGGTTTTGGCAATAGCTTAAAACAGAAAGAAAAAGACAAGTATAATTTATCCTCTAGTGATAATGAACTATCCCCAAATGAGTTGGTCCTGATCTCTGATAAAATTGAAAGTCAAATGGATGATCAGTGGGGAGGGATGAAGAGAGTACCCAAGTTTCCTATGCCATCGATCTGGAACTTCTTGTTGGATTATGCACAACTAAAATCCAATCTTTCACTGAAAGAGAAAGTAGTCTTTACCCTAAAAAAGATAGGCATGGGAGGAATATATGACCATCTGGCCGGAGGTTTTTCAAGATATTCTGTGGATGGCGAATGGTTTGCTCCCCATTTCGAAAAAATGCTTTATGATAATGGCCAACTTCTGAGTCTTTATTCAAAAGCTTACCAAAACAGTAAAGCCCCTCTTTTCAAGGAAAAGATAGTAGAAACAATTCATTGGCTGAAATCTGAAATGCTCGAAAAAGACGGTGGATTTTTTGCGGCTTTGGACGCGGACAGTGAAGGTGAAGAAGGTAAGTTCTACACCTGGACCTTTGATGAATTGGAGGCTCTGCTGGAGGAAGGAGAAGAATGGTTTTATGAACTATACAATACAAGTAAAAACGGCAATTGGGAAAATGGCGTAAACATCCTCTTTCAAACTTCTTCCTATGAAGAAGTCGCCTCAAAATTCGGGTTGACCACGAAAGAACTCATAGAAAAAGTTACTTTCACCAAACAAAGACTTCTTTCACTCCGAAATATGAGGATCAGGCCAGGGTTGGACGACAAAATCCTTTCTGGATGGAATGGGCTAGTCATTTCAGGCTTAGTTCAAGCTTACTGGGCCACCAACTCCGATGAAGCCAAAAGCATGGCTCTCCAGAATGGAGAATTTCTTCTGGACAAAATGCTTAGGGAAAACCAACTTTACCGTTCTTACAAGAACGGGACTGCCTACACTCCAGCTTTCCTCGAGGATTATGCTGCGGTGATACAGGGTTTCATTCATTTATATCAGCTAACTTTTGATGAAAAATGGATCCTTAAAGCTAGAGCTTTGACTGACTTTACTCTTGAACATTTTCTTGATCATGAAGAAGGTTTATTCTATTTCAACAACCCAGATTCAGAAGAGTTAATTGCGAATAAAAAAGAGATATTTGACAATGTAATTCCTTCATCCAATTCCATGATGGCCAGCAATCTTCATTTTCTGAGCCTATATTTTTATCATGAGCCGTACAGCAAACTTTCCGATCAGCTATTAGGCCTGATCCGCACCACTTTAATCAAGGAGCCAGGCTTCTTAACCAATTGGGCAAGTGTATATCTTTCAAAGCTTGTTCCTACTCCTGAAATTGCCATTGTAGGAAAAGGAGCTAAAGAACTAGCCCTTCAACTCCAACAAAATTATTCGGGACACAAAGTCATGGCAGTCAGTGAAACTACGGATTCCGGCCTCCCTCTTTTGGAACATAAGGTGGCAGATCCCAAAGGAAATGCTTTAATTTACGTCTGCTTTAACAAAGCATGCCAACAGCCAGTAAGTACGGCAGAGGCAGCCATCAAACAATTCCCAAAACTAGCATAA
- the rplI gene encoding 50S ribosomal protein L9: protein MDVILKTDIKGLGYKNDLVAVKPGYGRNYLIPQGFAVLATASNKRILEENIKQAAHKAEKIKTEAEELAAKIEGISLEIKAKIGDSGKIFGKVTTLQISDALAAKGVEVDRKKIAISTPVTGAGEYQAEVDLHREVKTEVKFVVVAE, encoded by the coding sequence ATGGACGTTATCTTAAAAACAGACATAAAAGGACTTGGCTATAAAAACGACTTAGTTGCTGTAAAACCTGGATATGGAAGAAATTACCTTATCCCTCAGGGTTTTGCTGTATTGGCCACAGCTTCCAACAAGAGAATTCTTGAAGAAAATATCAAGCAAGCAGCTCACAAAGCTGAAAAAATCAAAACTGAAGCTGAGGAACTAGCGGCTAAAATCGAAGGAATTTCCCTAGAGATCAAAGCTAAAATCGGTGATTCAGGTAAAATCTTCGGTAAAGTTACTACCCTTCAGATTTCTGACGCTCTTGCAGCTAAAGGTGTTGAGGTTGATAGAAAGAAAATCGCTATCAGCACTCCAGTAACTGGAGCAGGTGAATACCAAGCAGAAGTTGACCTTCACAGAGAAGTTAAAACTGAAGTTAAATTTGTAGTAGTAGCTGAATAA
- the priA gene encoding primosomal protein N' — protein MESLFGDNPVYDDAKMPPSFADVILPVPIPKMFTYRVPRSLESSVGIGYRVIVQFGKKKVLTGIIGKVHKKPPKEYEAKPILELLDDHPVVNPLQIKFWFWMAEYYCCHIGEVMNAALPTGLKLSSESKIQLNPKFDPLSSEFPIDDREQVILDALESKDELSYEDCGKLLGIKSSYAIIKSLVLKEAVLVYEQVKEKYSPKIESRIKLTEPYTSSKEELEKLFEQISKKPKQEEILLKYLQEVPVYKFPEKNENGLDKKTITDAGLSLSSLKTLIKNKVLEEFKVIISRFDQLAGDDQPIELADFQEEGLQNIKTEFEQKQTVLLHGITGSGKTEIYIKLIQEVLESGSQVLLLLPEIALTTQIVSRLQKVFRSQMGIFHSKYSDNERVEVWQGVLSGRFSFVVGVRSSIFLPFDSLGMVIVDEEHEASYKQFDPAPRFQARDAAIMLSWLHQSKTLLGSATPSFESFYNARMEKYGYIHLNKRFGEAQLPEYHLSDILVDKKKNLLKLDFTRLMREKIQEALNQQEQVLIFQNRRGYAPYMSCEECGWIPECEHCDVSLTYHQYSEEMRCHYCGFKEKVPRACPACGSHELTTVGMGTERIAESLSLLFPEARIGRMDLDTTRSKYAYQKILEDFSAGNLDILVGTQMITKGLDFDRVTVVGIVDADRILYFPDFRAGERAFQQITQVAGRAGRRNRHGSVVIQTRKPDNDIFHQIIQGNYEHFYINEMSERQRFFYPPFVKTLKITTKHKEIKIAERAAKHLSNLLKDIPVKKIILGPEKALIGKIKNQYLFDILIKLDKSNNAPALFKHELAMVLEELKSQKDFKSVRFIVDVDPY, from the coding sequence TTGGAAAGCCTATTTGGAGACAATCCCGTTTATGATGACGCAAAGATGCCCCCTAGCTTTGCTGATGTAATCCTTCCCGTACCCATTCCTAAAATGTTCACTTATCGCGTTCCACGATCTTTGGAAAGTAGCGTAGGGATTGGGTACCGGGTAATTGTTCAGTTTGGGAAGAAAAAAGTACTCACAGGAATCATTGGGAAGGTCCATAAAAAACCTCCCAAAGAATATGAGGCCAAACCAATATTAGAGCTTTTGGATGATCATCCAGTAGTCAACCCTTTGCAAATCAAGTTTTGGTTTTGGATGGCTGAATATTACTGTTGTCACATCGGTGAGGTCATGAACGCCGCTTTACCTACAGGTTTAAAACTTAGCAGCGAAAGTAAGATCCAACTCAACCCTAAATTCGATCCTTTATCAAGTGAATTTCCTATTGATGACCGGGAGCAAGTGATCTTGGATGCGCTTGAAAGCAAAGATGAACTTTCCTATGAGGATTGTGGTAAACTGCTTGGGATCAAATCTTCTTATGCCATCATCAAAAGCCTAGTACTAAAAGAAGCGGTCCTAGTTTATGAACAGGTCAAGGAAAAATATAGTCCTAAAATCGAATCAAGGATTAAGCTAACCGAGCCTTATACTTCTTCAAAAGAAGAATTGGAAAAACTATTTGAACAAATCAGTAAAAAGCCCAAGCAAGAGGAAATCCTTCTTAAGTATTTGCAAGAAGTCCCTGTGTATAAATTCCCCGAAAAGAATGAAAATGGACTGGACAAGAAAACGATCACCGATGCAGGTTTATCTTTAAGCTCACTGAAGACATTGATCAAAAACAAGGTACTAGAAGAGTTCAAGGTAATTATCAGTAGATTTGATCAACTTGCAGGAGACGACCAACCTATTGAATTGGCAGACTTTCAAGAAGAAGGGCTACAAAACATTAAAACTGAATTTGAGCAGAAACAAACAGTTTTGCTACACGGGATTACCGGAAGTGGAAAGACTGAAATATACATTAAGCTAATTCAGGAAGTATTGGAAAGTGGTTCCCAAGTCCTTTTACTACTTCCCGAAATTGCCTTGACCACACAGATCGTCAGTAGGCTTCAAAAAGTTTTTAGAAGTCAGATGGGAATCTTTCACTCGAAATATTCCGATAATGAACGAGTAGAAGTTTGGCAAGGTGTTTTGAGTGGCCGATTTTCTTTTGTGGTTGGCGTCAGGTCTTCTATCTTCCTGCCTTTTGATAGTTTGGGCATGGTGATCGTAGATGAGGAACATGAGGCCTCCTATAAACAATTTGATCCAGCTCCTAGATTTCAGGCCCGTGATGCAGCCATAATGCTTTCTTGGCTTCACCAGTCCAAAACACTTTTGGGAAGTGCTACCCCATCATTTGAGTCGTTCTATAACGCTAGGATGGAAAAGTATGGCTATATCCATTTGAACAAAAGGTTTGGTGAAGCGCAATTACCGGAATATCACCTGTCGGACATCTTGGTTGACAAAAAGAAAAATCTTTTAAAGCTTGATTTCACCAGATTGATGCGGGAAAAAATTCAAGAAGCACTCAACCAACAAGAGCAAGTCCTGATATTCCAAAACCGCAGAGGCTATGCGCCCTACATGTCCTGTGAGGAGTGTGGCTGGATTCCTGAATGTGAACATTGCGATGTCAGCCTGACCTACCATCAATACAGTGAGGAAATGCGTTGTCACTATTGTGGATTTAAAGAAAAAGTCCCTAGGGCTTGTCCTGCCTGTGGAAGCCATGAACTGACCACTGTTGGTATGGGCACCGAGCGTATCGCCGAAAGCTTGTCCTTGCTGTTTCCTGAAGCAAGAATTGGTAGGATGGACTTGGATACCACCAGAAGCAAATATGCTTATCAAAAAATTCTAGAAGATTTTAGTGCAGGCAACTTGGATATTTTGGTAGGAACTCAAATGATAACGAAAGGACTGGACTTTGATAGGGTTACGGTAGTTGGTATTGTGGATGCAGATCGAATCCTTTACTTTCCCGATTTTAGAGCTGGCGAGCGAGCTTTTCAACAAATCACACAAGTTGCAGGCCGGGCAGGAAGGAGAAACCGACATGGTAGTGTTGTGATCCAAACCAGAAAACCAGACAATGATATTTTCCACCAAATTATCCAAGGAAACTACGAGCATTTCTATATCAATGAAATGAGTGAACGGCAAAGGTTCTTCTATCCACCATTTGTTAAAACCCTAAAAATCACCACCAAGCATAAGGAAATCAAAATAGCCGAAAGGGCAGCGAAACACCTTAGTAACCTCTTAAAGGACATCCCTGTCAAGAAAATCATTCTTGGCCCTGAAAAAGCTTTGATAGGAAAAATAAAGAATCAGTACCTTTTTGACATTCTAATCAAGTTGGATAAGTCCAATAATGCCCCTGCCCTTTTCAAACATGAATTAGCCATGGTTCTGGAAGAACTTAAAAGTCAAAAAGACTTTAAGTCTGTCAGATTCATTGTGGACGTAGACCCTTATTAA
- the apaG gene encoding Co2+/Mg2+ efflux protein ApaG, which yields MVTAITQGIKVSVEATYQAEYSSPHQHHYVFTYKVTIENNSSHTVQLLKRKWEVYDAGQSIKLVEGDGVVGQQPILEPGKSHQYVSGCNLSSGLGKMNGQYFMERIQDGTIIEVQIPEFQLISDIFHN from the coding sequence ATGGTTACTGCAATCACCCAAGGAATAAAGGTAAGCGTAGAGGCTACATATCAGGCGGAATACAGTAGTCCGCACCAGCACCACTATGTATTCACCTACAAAGTCACCATCGAAAACAATAGCTCCCACACGGTCCAACTTCTAAAAAGAAAATGGGAAGTATATGATGCAGGACAAAGCATCAAGCTTGTCGAAGGAGATGGAGTCGTAGGGCAACAACCCATACTCGAACCAGGAAAGTCCCATCAATATGTTTCAGGCTGTAACCTTAGCTCTGGCCTAGGAAAAATGAATGGGCAATACTTTATGGAGCGCATCCAAGATGGAACCATCATTGAAGTACAAATACCGGAATTCCAACTCATTTCAGACATCTTCCATAATTAA
- a CDS encoding O-methyltransferase, protein MLEKIYPLLAYLKYFLRKEDRHSLQSPFSFKVYEGLKKNLKTNDDTELKALRKQLLQNHKKITIQDFGAGSIHLKEPIRRISGITRHSTSSSKFSKLYQYFCSLTPAQTVIELGTCVGINTCYLAKTTKGKLYTFEGAEELAKVAQNTFSNFSNVSLLIGQIEITLPEFLKRPNKLDFVLIDAHHAYEPTLTFWEQITPFLNEDSIVAIGDIHRSKGMEQAWQTIKDSPSVTMSMDFYECGVLFFKKGLKKNHYILHY, encoded by the coding sequence TTGTTAGAAAAGATTTACCCACTATTGGCATACCTGAAGTACTTTCTCAGGAAGGAGGATAGACATTCTTTGCAATCACCGTTTTCCTTTAAAGTATACGAAGGGTTAAAAAAAAACCTTAAAACAAATGATGATACGGAATTAAAAGCCCTAAGAAAACAACTACTTCAAAACCACAAAAAAATAACCATTCAGGATTTCGGGGCTGGCTCCATACATTTAAAAGAGCCCATCAGAAGAATTTCAGGTATAACCCGACACAGCACCAGTTCATCCAAATTCTCAAAACTCTATCAATACTTTTGCTCCTTAACGCCAGCACAAACAGTAATTGAGTTAGGCACTTGTGTAGGAATTAACACCTGCTATTTGGCCAAGACAACTAAGGGGAAGCTCTATACTTTTGAAGGGGCAGAAGAATTGGCAAAAGTTGCCCAAAACACTTTTTCTAATTTCTCCAATGTCTCTTTGCTAATTGGCCAAATCGAAATTACGTTGCCAGAATTTCTGAAGCGGCCAAACAAATTAGACTTTGTGTTGATTGATGCCCATCATGCTTACGAGCCTACCTTGACATTTTGGGAACAGATAACTCCCTTCTTAAATGAAGATAGTATAGTCGCTATTGGAGACATTCATCGCTCCAAGGGAATGGAACAAGCTTGGCAAACCATCAAAGACTCCCCTTCAGTCACTATGAGCATGGACTTTTATGAATGTGGTGTCCTGTTTTTCAAAAAAGGCCTAAAGAAAAACCATTATATACTCCACTATTAA